The Humulus lupulus chromosome 4, drHumLupu1.1, whole genome shotgun sequence genome has a window encoding:
- the LOC133831832 gene encoding putative disease resistance protein RGA3, with product MEQPDHQDECGGTTDMLVKFIPSSSFNEFDEAVKPEKIFDETPISLKKVLRGKKFFFVLDDVWNENYNKWDFLKSTFESGARGSKIIVTTCNKVVAQVLTTGKVHKLQGISNEDCWKIFVDHAFEEDIGHAHSKLHEIGKEIVKKCKGLPLAVKSLGGLLC from the exons ATGGAGCAGCCTGATCATCAAGATGAGTGTGGCGGCACCaccgatatgctggtcaagttcATTCCATCTTCTTCATTCAACGAGTTCGATGAAGCTGTAAAACCTGAGAAA ATCTTTGATGAGACTCCCATCTCCTTGAAGAAGGTTTTGAGAGGGAAGAAGTTTTTCTTCGTTCTTGATGATGTTTGGAATGAGAATTATAATAAATGGGATTTTCTAAAAAGTACTTTTGAATCTGGTGCACGTGGAAGCAAGATCATTGTGACAACTTGTAACAAGGTTGTTGCACAAGTTTTGACCACTGGAAAAGTACACAAGCTACAAGGAATATCCAATGAAGATTGCTGGAAAATATTTGTTGACCATGCCTTTGAGGAAGACATTGGTCATGCTCATTCAAAACTACATGAGATTGGGAAGGAGATTGTGAAAAAGTGTAAAGGCCTACCTTTAGCGGTGAAATCACTTGGTGGTCTCTTatgttag
- the LOC133829847 gene encoding uncharacterized protein LOC133829847 produces MMTSNIAESLNVALKAARNLPIDILVECLRSLVQKWIWNNSNNANGTFTKVSIATENELKHDIVSKMKYEVLPFNTIEYQVRDQLGINFTVNIHNRTCTCNRFQEDEMPCGHAVAVIARRNLSVYDYCAKFYRTETLKELYQENVRHLPHKDEWNLPQHLDILLMPPNATIPA; encoded by the exons ATGATGACATCCAACATCGCAGAATCACTCAACGTTGCACTAAAAGCTGCAAGAAATCTCCCCATTGATATCTTGGTTGAATGCCTTAGAAGTTTGGTTCAAAAATGGATTTGGAACAACTCAAATAATGCAAACGGAACATTCACAAAAGTCTCTATAGCAACAGAGAATGAGCTGAAACATGACATAGTTTCAAAAATGAAGTATGAG GTCTTGCCTTTCAACACAATAGAATATCAAGTTCGTGATCAACTGGGGATAAATTTTACAGTAAATATACATAATAGAACATGTACTTGCAATAGGTTCCAAGAAGATGAAATGCCTTGTGGCCATGCAGTAGCTGTCATTGCAAGGAGAAACTTGAGTGTGTATGATTATTGTGCAAAGTTCTACAGAACAGAAACGTTGAAAGaattgtatcaagaaaatgttcGTCATTTGCCCCATAAAGATGAATGGAATCTCCCACAACACTTGGACATATTGCTGATGCCTCCAAATGCAACAATCCCTGCATGA